A stretch of DNA from Granulicella pectinivorans:
TCACCTCCGCGACCGCCAAGGCCGAAGGCATGTTCGGCAAGAAGCCCAAAGCCGAAACCAAGCGTCTGGTCGATGGAAACCCCATCGTCCCCATCACCTCCGGACTCGGCTCCACCGGCGACATCTACGCCGAACTCGGCGTCAAGCCCCTCATCAACATCGTGGGCACCGTCACCGTCATCGGCGGATCCGTCATGAAGCCCGAGGTCATGGAGCTCATCCGCCGCGGCAACGAGCACTTCGTCCTCATCGACGAGCTCGAAGTCGCCGCCGGAAAGTTCATCGCCAGGCTCTGCAAGTCGCCCGCCGGATACACCGGCCTCGTCACCGGCGGAGCCGCAGCCGCCATGGTCGTCGGCTACGCCGCCATGATGACCGAAGACCTCGAGGAGCGCATCAAGCTCTGTCCCGACGTCGCCACCTTCCCCCGCAACGAAGTCATCATCCAGAAGGCCCATCGCTACGCCTTCGATCACCAGATCCGCCAGACAGGCGCCAAGCTCGTCGAAGTCGTTACCCGCGAAGAGATGATCGCCGCCATCAACCCCAAGACGGTCGCCATCCACTTCACCAACATCCAGTCCGACCGCGGGCAGGTCTCCGGCCCCGAGACCGTCGCCATCGCCAAGGCCCACGGCATCTATACCTTCAACGACGCCTCCGCCGACGTTCCCCCCGTCTCCCGCCTCTGGGAGTACCCCGCCGTCGGCTTCGACATGGTCACCTTCTCCGGCGGCAAGGACATCCAGGGTCCCCAGGCCTCCGGCATCCTCATCGGCAAGGAAGAGCTCATCCACTGGGCCCTCCTCAACATGAGCCCCCAGGAAGACCGCATCGGACGCTGCTGCAAGGTCGGCAAGGAGACCATCTTCGGGCTCCTCAAGGCCCTCGAGATCTTCGTCAATCAGGACTACGACGAAACCCTCCGCATGTACGACGCGCGCGCCAAACTCATCTCTGACGCCATCGCGAAGTTCGGCGTCACCGCCCGCCCCCGCGAGTTCAACCCCAACGCCCTCGGCAACGTCACCCCCCGCTATAGCTGGCAGATCGATCCCACCAAACTCAAGATCACCGGTCAGGACGTCATGCAGGGCCTCGCCGACACCAAACCCGTCGGGATCGGCAGCTTCGGTGCCGGCGCAGGCGGCATGCGTGGCCGCGATCCCGAGGCCGAAGCCCGCATGAAGGCTCACCCCGAACTGGCCCAGCAGCGCCGCCGCGGCAACGGACCAGGCCGCGATCCCAACACCTTCGGCTTCGCCGTCTGGCAGCTCAAGGATGGCGAGGACCAGATCATCGCAGACCGCCTGGTAGAGATCTTCTCCGCCGCCCCCAAGGCATAACCCTTCCTCACCTCAAAACGGATCAGGGCCGGCTCCACGCCGGCCCTGATCCGTTAACAAAAAACATCCTGCATGGCGCAGCTTCTGATCCGTCGTTCATGCCCCGTTTCGAGCGATAATCGAAACCAAAACAGACCACTTCTTCATGAGCATGGTTCACCACAAATTGGCCACACTTTCCATCCATTTGCCCACGTTTTAGGGTCCAAAACGCTTCTGGTGAAACATGGGGAATTTCACATCGAAGCACCCTAACCCCTTTAGAAGACCACGCGTACAGACACACACTGAAACGGCTCAAAACAGACCAATTTAACCCGCCCCTTAGCCTCTGAGGTAGGACCTCTCGACCCTCAAAAACCGAAAACCTTGCTTTTTCGCCAGCCAACCTGATACACAGGAGCCGGCCTAGAAACGATTCCACCCGGAGCGCCATGGCACGCAGCCACAGCATCAACCGCCGCAGCTTCGTCGCATCGACCCTCGCGGCCGGCAGCCTCGCCACCCTCGACGCCGCCCTCCCCTCGCTGCTCCGCGCCCAGCAGCAGCCACTTTTGGGCAAGCCATCCCTCGCCAAAACCTTCAGCCCGCTCAAGGCGAATCTCATCGCCGGCTCAGCCTGGACCCTCTACCCTACCCTCGCGACCCGCGCCTTCTGGACCGGCCTCCCCCAGGACATCCGCGACATCCTCACCACCCGCGCCGACACCGCCAACACCGGCGACTGGCCCCAGCTACTCGCCACCCTTGAGCTCGAATTCCGCCGCAACGGCAACCGCTCCCGCTTCGAAGCCCTCCACTTCGGACGCCGCACGCGCCTCATGGATCTCGTCTTCGGCGAGTGCCTCAGCAACGACGGCAAATACCTCGACCAGATCGCCAACGGCATCTGGCTCATCTGCGAAGAGAGCTTCTGGGGCGCACAGGCCCACCTCGGCGCCCAAAAGGCCGGCACCGGCCTCGCCGACACCGCCGAGCCCATCATCGATCTCTTCGCCTCCGAGACCTCCGCAACCCTCGCCCTCATCGTCCATCTGCTCGGCGATCGCCTCGACACCGTCTCGCCCCTGCTTCTCCCACGCATCGTCCGAGAGTCCCGGCAACGTGTTCTGGATCCGTACCTCGCCCGCAACGATTGGTCCTGGCTCGGCCTCAACGGCCGCCCGCACCACCTCAATAACTGGAACCCGTGGATCAACTCCAACATCCTCACCACCACCCTCGTCCTCGAGCCCGACGCCACCCGCCGCGCCGACACCGTCCTCAAGCTCTGCCGCTCCACCGACGAGTACCTCGCCGACTACTCCGCCGACGGCGCCTGCGAAGAGGGCCCCGCCTACTGGACACGCTCCGCCGGAACCTTCTTCGACCTCTGCCAGATGCTCGTCTCCTGCCACGGCGGCATGGGCTCTGAGGTCCTGCAGCATCCCTTCACCAGGGCCATGGGCCGCTTCATCCTCAACGCCCACATCGCCGGGGAGATGTACTGCAACTACGGCGACGCGCATCTCCAGGCCGATCCTCCGCCGGAGCTCATCTACCGCTACGGACACGACTGCAACGATCCCGCCATGGTGGCCTTCGGAGCCTTCCTCTCCGCCGATCGCGGCCTCGCCGCCACAGGCAAAGCCCTCCGCGATGCCGTCGCCGACAACGTAGGCGGCATCGCCTCCCTCACCCGCGCCTTCAACGCGCTCCTGGTCGCCCGGGAGATCCGCACCGCCCCCCGCCACGACGCCCTCGTGCGCTCAAGCTGGTACCCCGACCTGGCCCTCATGACCGCCCGCCAAACCGAAGGTTCTACCACCGGCTTCTATCTCGCCATGCAGGCCGCCAGCAACGCCCGCAGCCACGGCCACAACGACTCCGGCAGTATCCTCGTCTTCCACGACGGCCAACCCCTCCTCGTCGACGCCGGCGTAGGAACCTACGAGGCCAAGACCTTCTCCAGGGACCGTTACACCATCTGGTCCATGCAGTCGCAGTTCCACAACCTGCCCATCGTAGGCGGCATCGGGGAGCACGAGGGCAGCCGCCCCGGCACACCGCCCCAGGAGTATCGCGCCACCGAAGCCACCTCCCTGGACACCCCCGCCTCCACCGGCATGACCGCGAACCTCGCCCCCGCCTACCCGGCTGAAGCGGGCGTCACCCGCTGGATGCGCACCGCGACCCTCGACCGCACCACGAAGTCCGTCCGGCTCGAGGAGACTTTTACGCTCAGGGAAGCGAAGACCGTAGCCCTCGCCTTCCTCACCCCCAGACCACCCATGATCGAACGCGGCAACGTCCGCCTCGGCAACGTCGTCCTGCAGTACGACCCCACCCAGTTCACGGCAACCTCCGAACGCATCCAACTGACCGATCCTTCCTTCCAGCACGTTTGGGGAGACGCCCTCTATCGCGTCCTCCTCACCACCCCGGCAGCCGTACGGCAGGGGAGCTGGAAGATCCAACTGCACTCCCTGTAGCACTCTCCCAAGCGGTCTGACCAGTTAGCGGTAAATACCCTTCGCTTGCCTTCCAGGGCAGGCACGGCAGCGCTGCGCCCTGCTGCTGGCCGCTTGTTCGTCCCCTCGTAAAGTCTTGGAATGTAAAGGGAATATTAATCCCGGACAGCACGAATTTCATTTGACACGCGCTCTCTCCATCCACTAAAAGGGGTAGCCTTCGCCTAACGGGCGAAAGCGGTAACTAAAGAACGATCTTTCCAAATTGCACTTTCATTCCGGAGGAACAGTTATGCGCTTCAAATCGCTTCGTCTCGGCATATGCATGCTTATGCTCATGAGCCCTCTCTTCTCGAAAGAGAGCTTCGCCCAGTCCGACAGTTCGTCCCTCTCCGGAGGCGTGACCGACTCCACGGGAGCCCTTCTTCCCAACGCGAAGGTCACCATCCATAACAACGCAACCGGCAGCGAGCGGGTCGTCATGACCAACGACAGCGGCAACTTCACCTCGCCCGACATTCAGGCCGGCAGCTACACCGTGCGCATCGAAGCCAAGGGCTTCCAGTCCGTCACGCTCAACAACGTCAACGTCGACCCCAGCATCGGCCGTCACGTCGACGTCTCCCTCAAGCTCGGTGAATCCACCTCCTCGGTCACCGTCGAAGCCGGCGTCAACACCGTCCAGACCGAGAGCGCCGCCGTCGGACAGCTCGTCACCCAGGAGCAGGTCAAGAACATCCAGCTCAACGGCCGTAACCCGATGTACCTCTCGCAGCTCGAACCCGGCGTCGTGCGCAACTCTTCCATGGCCGCCTTCGCCTTCGGCCTCGACAACAACATCAACATCGGCGGCGCGCGCAGCCAGGAAAGCGTCCTCACCCTCGACGGCGCACCCATGGTCCGCACCCGCTCCAACGGCACCAGCACCGGCGTCGCCGACGTCGATTCCACCTCGCAGGTCCAGATCCTCACCAACAGCTACCAGGCGGAGTACGGCCGCACCGCAGGCGGGCAGATCCGCATGGTGCCCAAAAGTGGTACAACCAATCTCCACGGCTCCGCCTACGAATACTTCCGTAACACCGCCCTCAACGCCAACACCTGGCAGCGCAAACTCCCCACCAACCCCATCGCCCTCCAGTCCAAGCCACAGGGCTTCCGGTACAACCAATTCGGCTGGAATCTGAACGGCCCCGTAACCCTCGGCAAGGCCTTCAACCGCAACCGCGACAAGCTCTTCTTCCTCGCCGGTCAGGAGTGGGTGAAGTACAACCACGACGACACCGCCTTCCAGCAGGTGCCCACCGCGCTCATGCGCACCGGCAACTTCTCCGAGCTGCTCGCTCCCAATTACTTCTACGGCTGCACGGCAACTGGATCCAACCCCTGCGCCAGCAACCAGATCTACAGTCCCTACACCGGCCTGCCCTACGCCAATAACATCATTCCCGCATCGGATCTCAGCGCCAACGGCCTCGGCCTCCTGAAGGCTTATCCCAACCCGAACACCAACGCCCCGACCTACAACTGGGCCGATGCCGCTCTCTACTCCGAGCGTCAGCGCAAAGACACCCTGGTGATCGATTACGTCCCCTTCGACGCACATCGCATCCGCTTCACCGTCCTGAACTACAACTACGACGACTACGAGCCGCACTACGGCAACTTCAACCGCACCCCGCGTATCTTCCATCGTCCCAATCAGGTCGGTGTGCTGCACTACGCGTGGACGGCAAGCCCGACGCTCGTCAATGAGCTCGTCGTCTCCGCCTCCTCCGATCACGTCTTCATCAACATCGACACCTCCAAGGGCCTGTACGACCGCAGCCAGTACGGCATCAACTATCCCTACCTCTACTCCGCCTCCACCAAGACCATCCCGAACAAGATTCCGACCATCGGCATCTCGAACTTCGGAACTCTCGATGGCGGTCCCTATCCCTCGCACTCCGGCGGTATCGTCTACGGCATCGGCGACAACCTCACCAAGGTGCTCGGCAGCCACACCTTCAAGGTAGGCTTCAACTTTGAGTACGCAGGCGAAAACAACTTCGACCAGATCAGCGTCTCCAGCACCGTACCCGGAGCGACCAACAATCAGAACGGCTACTTCCGTTTCACCGACACGCGCAATGGTCTGACCAATGGAGCCATCCCCGCCACCACAGGCAGGGCAGTCGCCAACGTAGCCACCGGCCTCTTCGACACCTACGGTGAGATCGGACAGCGCTCCTACACGCTCTATCGCGGCACCATGTACGAGGGCTTCCTGCAGGATCAGTGGCGCGTTCGTTCCAACGTCGTCGTCGAGTGGGGCGTGCGCTACAGCATCATGAACCCCTACTACGCCAAGTGGGGCAACCTCGCCGTCTTCAACCCCGGCAGCTACGTCGCGGCCAACGCCGTCACGGTCAACCCGTCGACGGACGTCGTCACCGGTGGCGATCGCTATAACGGCGTCGTCATCCCAGGCAGCGGCTTCCCGGCGAGCGCCGCGGGGCACGTCGATCCCGCCATTCTTTCCGGCTATCAGGGGCTCTTCCGCGGATTCAGCAATACCTATTCGCCCACGGTCAAGACCAACGTCCAGCCCCGCTTCGGCGTCGCCTGGCAGATCCATCCCACCACCGTCTTCCGTTTCGGTGGCGGACGTTACTTCCAGCGTCTCGGCATCACCGACAACGTCTTCACCGGCGGCAACGCTCCCTTCCAGCCCTCGTCCACCGTCACCAATGGCTCGGCCGATACCCCGGGCGGCGTGGGCACCAACAACTTCCCGTTCAACTTCTCTTCGCAGGCCTACAACTACCCCAGCCCGGAAGCCTATAACTGGAACGTCACCCTCGAGCAGGAGTTCAAAGAGATAGGCACCTTCACCCTCGCCTACGCCGGCCGTCGCGGCATTCACCTCGAGCAGCTTGCCAACATCAACCAGCTCCAGCCCGGAACCATCCAGGCCAACCCGACCATCAAGCAGGCCGACGCACTCCGTCCCTACAAGGGCTTCTCCAACATCACGGAAACCCAGAACAAGGGTGCCTCCAGCTACCATTCCCTGCAGGCAAACCTCAAGCGCCGCCTGGTGAAGAACCTCCTTCTCGGAGTCTCCTACACCTGGTCGAAGTCTCTCGACTTCGGCTCCAGCAACGGCACCACCCTTCCCAACGCCTTCGACAAATCCATCTACTACGGCCCAAGCGACTTCGATACGCGTCACGTCTTCGTCTCGAACTTCGTCTACAACATTCCGTTCTTCAGCCACGGCAATCTCATCGAGCGCAGCACACTCGGCAACTGGCAGTTCTCCGGAACCCTCCAGGCGCAAACGGGTCGTCCTCTCAACATCTCCACCGGCAGCGAGTACGCAGGCGTCGGACCGGGCTCGGGAACGCAGCTCTTCCGTCACAACGGCACCGCCAACACCTTGAAGAACTTTGCCGGTCAAAACGGGTCGGCGCTCTGGTTCAACACCGCAGTCTGGGTAGCTCCCACGCTCGGCACCTTTGCGCCGCGCGGATCTCGCAACCAGATCTTTGGCCCCGGCTTCCAGAGCTATAGCGCCGCGCTCCAGAAGACCATTCACTTTGTCCCTGCGCACGATAGCCAGACCTTCGTCTTCCGTGCCGAAGCCTTCAACCTCGCCAACCATCCCACCGCCGACAACCCCACGACCAATCCCACCTCAGGAACGTTTGGTCAAAGCAAGACGAAGGGCAACACCTACGCTGCCGATCGTCAGTTCCAGTTCAGCCTCAGGTATGCTTTCTAACGACATGAAAACTGCTCTCTGTTGTCTTCTTCTCTGGGCTCCCGCGCTTGTTACGGCGGGGGCCCAATCTGTTCCGGCCGACCCCGTCGCCTGGGTCAACCCCTACATCGGCACCGGCTCGGGCCCCATCGGCT
This window harbors:
- a CDS encoding heparinase II/III domain-containing protein, with translation MARSHSINRRSFVASTLAAGSLATLDAALPSLLRAQQQPLLGKPSLAKTFSPLKANLIAGSAWTLYPTLATRAFWTGLPQDIRDILTTRADTANTGDWPQLLATLELEFRRNGNRSRFEALHFGRRTRLMDLVFGECLSNDGKYLDQIANGIWLICEESFWGAQAHLGAQKAGTGLADTAEPIIDLFASETSATLALIVHLLGDRLDTVSPLLLPRIVRESRQRVLDPYLARNDWSWLGLNGRPHHLNNWNPWINSNILTTTLVLEPDATRRADTVLKLCRSTDEYLADYSADGACEEGPAYWTRSAGTFFDLCQMLVSCHGGMGSEVLQHPFTRAMGRFILNAHIAGEMYCNYGDAHLQADPPPELIYRYGHDCNDPAMVAFGAFLSADRGLAATGKALRDAVADNVGGIASLTRAFNALLVAREIRTAPRHDALVRSSWYPDLALMTARQTEGSTTGFYLAMQAASNARSHGHNDSGSILVFHDGQPLLVDAGVGTYEAKTFSRDRYTIWSMQSQFHNLPIVGGIGEHEGSRPGTPPQEYRATEATSLDTPASTGMTANLAPAYPAEAGVTRWMRTATLDRTTKSVRLEETFTLREAKTVALAFLTPRPPMIERGNVRLGNVVLQYDPTQFTATSERIQLTDPSFQHVWGDALYRVLLTTPAAVRQGSWKIQLHSL
- a CDS encoding L-seryl-tRNA selenium transferase, yielding MNLKSAWSRRSFLSSLGVASGSLLTSATAKAEGMFGKKPKAETKRLVDGNPIVPITSGLGSTGDIYAELGVKPLINIVGTVTVIGGSVMKPEVMELIRRGNEHFVLIDELEVAAGKFIARLCKSPAGYTGLVTGGAAAAMVVGYAAMMTEDLEERIKLCPDVATFPRNEVIIQKAHRYAFDHQIRQTGAKLVEVVTREEMIAAINPKTVAIHFTNIQSDRGQVSGPETVAIAKAHGIYTFNDASADVPPVSRLWEYPAVGFDMVTFSGGKDIQGPQASGILIGKEELIHWALLNMSPQEDRIGRCCKVGKETIFGLLKALEIFVNQDYDETLRMYDARAKLISDAIAKFGVTARPREFNPNALGNVTPRYSWQIDPTKLKITGQDVMQGLADTKPVGIGSFGAGAGGMRGRDPEAEARMKAHPELAQQRRRGNGPGRDPNTFGFAVWQLKDGEDQIIADRLVEIFSAAPKA
- a CDS encoding TonB-dependent receptor, yielding MSPLFSKESFAQSDSSSLSGGVTDSTGALLPNAKVTIHNNATGSERVVMTNDSGNFTSPDIQAGSYTVRIEAKGFQSVTLNNVNVDPSIGRHVDVSLKLGESTSSVTVEAGVNTVQTESAAVGQLVTQEQVKNIQLNGRNPMYLSQLEPGVVRNSSMAAFAFGLDNNINIGGARSQESVLTLDGAPMVRTRSNGTSTGVADVDSTSQVQILTNSYQAEYGRTAGGQIRMVPKSGTTNLHGSAYEYFRNTALNANTWQRKLPTNPIALQSKPQGFRYNQFGWNLNGPVTLGKAFNRNRDKLFFLAGQEWVKYNHDDTAFQQVPTALMRTGNFSELLAPNYFYGCTATGSNPCASNQIYSPYTGLPYANNIIPASDLSANGLGLLKAYPNPNTNAPTYNWADAALYSERQRKDTLVIDYVPFDAHRIRFTVLNYNYDDYEPHYGNFNRTPRIFHRPNQVGVLHYAWTASPTLVNELVVSASSDHVFINIDTSKGLYDRSQYGINYPYLYSASTKTIPNKIPTIGISNFGTLDGGPYPSHSGGIVYGIGDNLTKVLGSHTFKVGFNFEYAGENNFDQISVSSTVPGATNNQNGYFRFTDTRNGLTNGAIPATTGRAVANVATGLFDTYGEIGQRSYTLYRGTMYEGFLQDQWRVRSNVVVEWGVRYSIMNPYYAKWGNLAVFNPGSYVAANAVTVNPSTDVVTGGDRYNGVVIPGSGFPASAAGHVDPAILSGYQGLFRGFSNTYSPTVKTNVQPRFGVAWQIHPTTVFRFGGGRYFQRLGITDNVFTGGNAPFQPSSTVTNGSADTPGGVGTNNFPFNFSSQAYNYPSPEAYNWNVTLEQEFKEIGTFTLAYAGRRGIHLEQLANINQLQPGTIQANPTIKQADALRPYKGFSNITETQNKGASSYHSLQANLKRRLVKNLLLGVSYTWSKSLDFGSSNGTTLPNAFDKSIYYGPSDFDTRHVFVSNFVYNIPFFSHGNLIERSTLGNWQFSGTLQAQTGRPLNISTGSEYAGVGPGSGTQLFRHNGTANTLKNFAGQNGSALWFNTAVWVAPTLGTFAPRGSRNQIFGPGFQSYSAALQKTIHFVPAHDSQTFVFRAEAFNLANHPTADNPTTNPTSGTFGQSKTKGNTYAADRQFQFSLRYAF